The proteins below are encoded in one region of Syntrophotalea carbinolica DSM 2380:
- the rnpA gene encoding ribonuclease P protein component, whose amino-acid sequence MMKTLGFSLSRCSKIRCSDEYRRLRRNGRRRHTRNFIIYTQLRENSGPARLGLTVSRKVGRAVTRNRVKRLLREFFRLHQSFIGCGQDVSIVAKPGAANLDYWQICDELAFLFRPDIVEKSP is encoded by the coding sequence GTAAAATCCGCTGCTCGGATGAGTACCGTCGACTGCGTAGAAATGGGAGGCGGCGGCATACCCGGAATTTCATCATATACACTCAGTTGCGTGAAAATAGCGGCCCTGCCAGGTTGGGACTGACTGTTAGTCGCAAAGTTGGCAGGGCTGTCACACGTAATCGTGTCAAGAGACTGTTGCGGGAGTTTTTTCGTCTTCATCAGTCATTTATCGGCTGTGGACAGGATGTTTCGATCGTTGCCAAGCCAGGGGCGGCAAACCTCGATTATTGGCAAATATGTGACGAACTGGCGTTCTTGTTTCGACCTGATATAGTTGAAAAATCCCCATGA